The stretch of DNA GAACGAGCAGATCAACCAGATGGCGACCATCCTCGTCTCGGCGCTCCGGGGCGACACCCCTTCGAACATCCTCATCTACGGCAAGACGGGGACGGGCAAGACGGCGAGCGCGAAGTTCGTCAGCAAGGAACTCGAATCCACGTCCCAGAAGTACGACGTCCCCTGCGAGGTCGAATACATCAACTGCGAGGTAACCGACACGCAGTACCGAGTGCTCGCCCGGCTCGCGAACAAGTTCATCGAGAAGAACCGGGCCGTCGTCGAGGACCGACTCGACGAACTGAGTGCCCTCCGTTCGGCGATTACGGACGGCGGCGAGACGCTGACGAACACGGCGTTCGACTCCATCGGCCGCATCGAGGATCGCATCGAGACGCTGGAGGCCGACCTCGAGGGGATGGAACCCGTTCCCATGACGGGGTGGCCGACGGACCGCGTCTACAGTTCCTTCTTCGAGGCCGTCGACTACCACGAGCGCGTGGTCGTCATCATGCTCGACGAAATCGACAAACTCGTGGAAAAATCCGGCGACGACACCCTGTACAACCTCTCGCGGATGAACTCCGAACTCGGCAACTCCCGCATCTCGATCATGGGGATCTCGAACGACCTGAAGTTCACCGACTTCCTCGATCCACGGGTCAAATCGAGCCTCGGCGAGGAAGAAATCGTCTTCCCGCCGTACGACGCCAACCAGTTGCGCGACATCCTCCAGCACCGCGCCGACGTGGCGTTCAAACGCGGCGCCCTCACGGAGGACGTCATCCCCCTGTGTGCCGCCTTCGCAGCGCAGGAACACGGCGACGCCCGCCGGGCGCTCGACCTCCTCCGCACCGCCGGCGAACTCGCCGAACGCGGCCAGGCAGACACCGTCGAGGAGGAGCACGTCCGCCAAGCCCAGGACAAGATCGAACTCGATCGGGTGGTCGAAGTCGTCCGCACCCTCCCCACGCAGTCGAAGATCGTCCTCTTTGCGATCATCCTGCTGGAGAAAAACGGCGTCCACAACATCAACACCGGTGAGGTGTACAACATCTACAAGCGGCTCTGTGAGGAAATCGACGCCGACGTGCTCACCCAGCGACGCGTCACCGACCTCATCTCCGAACTCGACATGCTCGGCATCGTCAACGCCGTCGTCGTCTCGAAGGGTCGGTACGGACGCACGAAGGAGATCAGCCTCTCGGTTCCCGTCGAGGAGACCGAAGCCGTCCTCCTCTCTGACTCCCGTCTCGGCAACATCGAAGACGCCCGGCCGTTCGTCCAGGCACGGTTCGACAACTGAGTCGGGTCGGCGGACTGGACCGTCAACACACCCTTGCTGTGGCGACCCTCGCCGACGGTCGAAGCCCCGGCGTCACGACGCCCTCCGATCCGGCACGCGCAGTCGTCAGTTCCGGCGCCGACGTGTTCCCAGCGGTCGCCGGCGCCGTCCCCACCGACGCCACGGGCGTCGCCGCTCCGGCCATCGTCGGCGCCGGCCCGCCGACCGCCCCGGGTGTCGACTCGAGGACGACTCCGGAGACACCGAGGCGAACCCAGCCGAGATACGGGATCCTGACCCGTGCGGTGCCGACGATCCAGCCGGGCTTGACCGGTTCGCTGATCCCGTTCACCTGGTCGTACCCCCCGTTGGCGTCGCCTTTCGTCACGAACCCGGCGTGGGGTGCAGGGCAGTTCCGCATCTCCTCGCAGTCCCCCGCGCTCACGTATTCGGGGTCGGCCCGGTCGTACCAGTTCTCCCCCTCTTCGACCCAGAGGTGGGCGCGGTGGATCACGGGCGGTCCGGCGTCGGTCGGGTCGTCGTACACGATCACCGATCCGTGCCCGCCGAACTTCCAGTACTCCGTCTCCCGGGCCACGTCCCGGGGAACGATGCCGGTGTCACCGTGCGCGGCGTCGGGCGCGAACCGACCGGTCTCGGTGATGAAGACCAGGTCACCCTTGTGCATGTGTGGCTCCATACTTCCGCTCTCGACGGCGACCATCGGCGGCCAGACGCCGCTGAGCGTAAAGAGGAGGAGGCCGACGACGACCACGGCGCTGACCGAGAGGGCCGTCTCGCGCACCACCAAGAGGGGGCCGTCCGTCGCCGTCAGCACCTGTCGGATCACCCCGGGCGCCTCCCCGTCGTTCCCCTCGGAACCGTGACCGTCGGGAGGGTGGGGACCGTCGTCGGCACTCATCGGTCTCCGTTTACCCCCGCCCGAGTTGAAGGTTCTGGACTTCCGGCACGTTTTTGACCGAACCCATCCACCCCTCGGTGTGCCCTTGGAGACGCCCGCGCGCATCGTCCGCGAACTCGCCCGCCGCGGCTACAACGCCGACCGCGAGGCGGTGACGCTCCTGGCGGGCGCCGCGGATCCGGCGGCCGCCCTCGACGCCGCCGTCGAGACGGCGCCCGACGACGCCCTCCGACTCACCGCGGATCACGTCCGCACGATCCTCGATACGAACGGCGACTCCCCCGCCGACGAGTCGCGGTCCGCCGACTCCCACGCGTCCGACGCGCAGTCGGCCCCGTCCGACCCCGACCCCGACCCCGACCCCACCGAACACCCCTCCGTTTCGACTCCAGCGTCCCCCACTCGGTCGGGGGCTCGAACTCCCGGCGCTCCAGTTGAAACGAAGGGGTCAGAGGCGAGCGACGGGGCGCCGTCGACGCCGGCTACGGGTCCGACCGCCGGCGGCTCAGACGCCTCCGACTCCGACGCGCCCGACCGGACCGTCGACGTCGACGGCGACGTGACCGGCCGGAGTACCGGCACCGGTGAGTACGGCGACTTCGTCTCCGTCTTCCGCGACCGGTACGAGAAGCTCTCCGGGCAGCTTCGCGGGCGGGTGAATCACCGCCCGGCCTCGGCTATCGCGGACATGCCCGGCGGGAGCGACGCCGCGATGATCGGCCTCGTCAACGACGTGCGCTCCTCGGCCAACGGCCACTGGATCGTCGAACTCGAGGACACGACCGGCACCTTCCCCTGTCTGATCACGAAGGACCGCGACATCGCGCCTCTCGTCGACGAACTCCTCCTGGACGAGTGTGTCGCCGTCGAGGGAACCCTCTCGGACGACGCGGGCATCGTCTTCGTCGACTCGCTCCACTTCCCCGACGTGCCCCGCACCTACCGCCCTTCGACCGCCGACCGGCACGTACAGGCCGCGCTCGTCTCCGACGTCCACGTCGGCAGTCAGGAGTTCATGGCCGACGCGTGGGGCCGGTTCGCCGACTGGCTCCACACCGACGAGGCCGACGCCATCGAGTACCTCCTCGTCGCCGGCGACATGGTGGAGGGCGTCGGCGTCTACCCCGATCAGGACGAGGAACTCGACATCGTCGACATCTACGACCAGTACGATCGGTTCTCGGAACACCTGAAGGAGGTGCCCGGCGACCTCGAAATCGTGATGATCCCCGGCAACCACGACGCGGTGCGCCTCGCGGAGCCACAGCCGGGCTTCGACGAGACGCTCCGGGACATCATGTCCGCTCACGATCCGCGGATCGTCGGCAACCCCTCGACCGTCACGGTCGAGGGCGTCTCCATCCTGATGTATCACGGCGTTTCGCTCGACGAGGTGATCGCCGAACTCCCCGAGGAGAAGGCGAGCTACGACCGTCCCCACCGAGCGATGTACCACCTCCTGAAGAAACGCCACGTCGCCCCGAAGTACGGCGGGCACATGCGCCTCGCGCCGGAGGATCGGGACTACCTCGTCATCGAGGACGTCCCCGACATCTTCCACACGGGCCACGTCCACAAACTCGGCTACGGCAAGTACCACGACGTCCTCGCGGTCAATAGCGGCTGCTGGCAGGCGCAGACGGCCTTCCAGAAGAGCGTCAACATCGACCCCGACGCCGGCTTCGCGCCCATCGTCGACCTCGACACGCTCGACATGACGGTCCGCAAGTTCGCCTAAGTGGGATCGAAGCGGTACCGCACCGTCGACTGCCCGTCGAACCGCGGTCCCGAGCCGCGGCGGCTGAACCCCGCCGACTCGGCCGCCTCCCGGATCGACTCGTCGTCCACGATGGCCAGTAGCTCGACGGTCATCCCCTCCGCCGTGGCGAACCGAACGGGTTCGGCGAGCAGCCGTTCACAGGCCGCCGTCGTCCCCGCCAACTGGGTCACGTGGACGGTCCCGTCGCGCACGTCGAAGCTGACGAATCCAGCGACATCGTGGCCGTCGCCCTCGGCCGTGTCGGCGTTCGGTCCCGCCGCCGTCGCTCCGCGCTGCGCGACCCGAACCGTCCGGTCGTGGATCAGGTTCCGGATCACGTCCGCCGGCACGTCCGCGATGGCGGAGAGCGCGTCGGCGTCGGCCTCGAACGCGTCGCGCACTTCCATACCCGTCTTATTCGCGGGAACCGCTTAAACGCTCGCTCCGGCGCGGCGGGCACGGCCGGGTCGACGCTCAGTCGTCGGCCGCCGTTCCCGACTCCCCGCCACCCGCCTCGATGGCGACGGCCGCGGCCTTGTACTCCGGAATCTTCGCCCGCTCGTCGAGCGCGTCGTTCGTCAGCCGGTTCGCCGACGACGCCGCGAAGTGTGGCGTCGTCCACACCGTCCCCTGCTTGATGTCCTCGGTCACCTGCGCTCGCACCTCGATCTCCCCCCGACGCGACCGGAGCGTCACGGTGTCGCCGTCCGCGACACCGTACCGTTCCGCGTCCGCCGGATGCACGTCGACGAAGTTCTCGGGGTGTTGGCGGTTGAGCGTCGGCGAGCGTCGACTCATCGTCCCCGTGTTGTAGTGTTCGATCAGCCGCGCCGTCGTGAGGATCAGCGGGTACTCGTCGTCGGGCACCTCCTTCGGCGGCTGGTGGCGCACGCCCTCGATGTAGCCCATCCCGTTCGGCGTCGTGAACGCGTCCTCGTAGAGGTAGGGGTCGCCCTCGTCGCCGGGTTCGAGACAGGGCCAATGGATACCCTCCTCGCCCAAGCGGTCGTAGGTGATCCCGCCGAAGATGGGACAGACCTGCCGGAGTTCCTCGAACACCGCCTCGGGATCGTCGAAGTCGAAGCCACCGTCGGGGCCGAACAGCCGCGTCCCGACCGCCTGGAGGATGTCGAAGTCGTGGTTCGTCCCCGGATACACCCGGCCGATCCCGCGCATCCGCTGGACGCGACGGTCCGTGTTGACGACGGTGCCGCCGCGTTCGGCCCACGAAGTGGCCGGGAGGACCACGTCCGCGTACCCGACGGTGTCGGTCGGAAAGACGTCCTGCACGACCAGAAACTCCAGGTCGGCCAGCCGCTCCGCGACTCGGTTGGCGTCCGGTTCGCTCATCACGGGGTTCTCGCCCATCACGTAGAGCCCCTTGATCGACGCCCCCGCCTCGTGCGAAATCTCGACGTTCGTCAGCCCCGCCTTCGGCGGCACCTCGAAGCCCCAGACGGCCTCGACTGCGGCTCTGAGGTCGTCGTCCTCGACGTTCTGGTATCCGGGCAGGGTGTTCGGCATCGCGCCCACGTCACAGGTCCCCTGCACGTTGTTCTGCCCACGTAGAGGGTTGACGCCCGTCCCCGGTCGACCGACGTTGCCCGTGACGAGGGCGAGGTTGATCTCGTTCTGGACGTTGTCGACGCCACAGGTGTGTTGGCTCATCCCCATCCCGGTGAAGATGGTCGCGTTCTCCGCCGTGGCGTACACCTCGGCGGCGCGTTCGATGTCCTCGAGGCGAACGCCACAGACACGGGCAGCTTCCTCCGTGTCGAAGTCCGCCAGCGTCTCCACGAGGTGGTCGACCCCCTCGGTCCGCTCCGCGACGAACTCCTCGTCGACCCAGCCGTTCTCAAGCACCGTCTTGAGAACGACGTTCAACAGCGGGATGTCGCTCCCCGGGTTCGACTGGAGATGCAGGTGTCGGTCCGTCCCCTCGATATCGAACGACCGCGTCGTCTTGTTCGCGTGGGGGTCGATCTGGATCACCGTCGCGCCGTCGAGGACGGCCTGTCGGAAGTAGACGCTGTTGGCGATGGGGTGTTGCTCGGCCGGGTTGGCGCCCTGAATCCACAGCACGTCCGCCGACTCCATCAGGTCCTGCATGCTGTTGGTCATCGCCCCGGCGCCCAGACTCCGGCGAAGGGCATAGACCGTCGAGGCGTGGCACATCCGCGTGCAGTTGTCGACGTTGTTCGTCCCGTACCGTCGCGCGAGTTTCTGGAGGAGGTAGTTCTCCTCGTTCGTCGCCTTCGAACAGCCGAAAAAGCCCATCGCGTCGGGACCGTGCTCCGCGCGGATGCGCTCCATCTCGCTCACCACGCGGCCGTAGGCCTCGTCCCACGTCGCCGCGTGGAGGTCCCCGTCGTCGCCGCGTATCTGGGGCTCCGTCAGTCGGTCCTCGTGTTCGACCACCTCCATCGCCGCACCTCCCTTGATGCAGATGCGCCCCTCGTTGACCGGCGCGTCCCCCCACGGCGCGAACCGCCGGTCCTCGGTGACCGCGATGCCACAGCCGACGCCACAGTACGGACAGATCGTCTTGGTGTGTTCGCTCATCTGAGTCTCCCTAAGTGTTGCTCTATTGACTTCAACGCACAAAAGAACTCCTGTGAGCGACGTTCGACCCCGCCCCGCGTGGGAAGTGAACACAGTTATTACCGTCCATCTCGCTACCACCGGCCATGCCTGCAGACCCGTTCGACCCCGTGGAGGCTCCACGATGCGCGTAGTCGCGAAGTTCGGCGGTACGTCCCTCGGGAGTGGCAGCCGAATCGAGCGTGCGGCCGACACCGTCGCGAAGGCGGTCGAAGATGGTCACGAAATCGCCATCGTCGCCAGCGCGATGGGGTCGACGACCGACGAACTCCTCGACGAAATCACGTTCGAGGCCGAGGACGCCGACCGCGCCGAGATCGTCAGCATGGGCGAGCGGACGAGCGTCCGGATGCTGAAGGCGGCGCTTCGCTCCCGCGGCGTCGAGGCGACCTTCCTCGAACCCGGCAGCGAGGCGTGGCCGATCATCACCGACGAATACGGCGAGGTCGACGCCGAGGAGACGGTACGGCGCGCCCAGGCGCTCGCCGCGGAACTCGATCACGTCGTCCCCGTCATCACCGGCTTCCTCGCCCAGACCATCGACGGCAAGGTGACGACGCTCGGCCGCGGCGGGAGCGACACCACCGCCGTGATGCTCGGGAAGTTCATGGACGCCGACGAGGTGGTCATCGTCACCGACGTGGAAGGCGTCATGACCGGCGATCCGCGGGTCGTCGAGGGGGCTCGCAACGTCGGGCACATCACCGTCGACGAACTCCGGAACCTCTCTTTCCGCGGCGCCGAAGTCGT from Haloplanus salinus encodes:
- a CDS encoding Cdc6/Cdc18 family protein — protein: MDSNDTPPDERPEAERPDDTELRDAPARDRTTDISRDVDIDDVLDDEDDGSQGLFDDLLSGEPIFENKEVLRPSYTPHELPHRNEQINQMATILVSALRGDTPSNILIYGKTGTGKTASAKFVSKELESTSQKYDVPCEVEYINCEVTDTQYRVLARLANKFIEKNRAVVEDRLDELSALRSAITDGGETLTNTAFDSIGRIEDRIETLEADLEGMEPVPMTGWPTDRVYSSFFEAVDYHERVVVIMLDEIDKLVEKSGDDTLYNLSRMNSELGNSRISIMGISNDLKFTDFLDPRVKSSLGEEEIVFPPYDANQLRDILQHRADVAFKRGALTEDVIPLCAAFAAQEHGDARRALDLLRTAGELAERGQADTVEEEHVRQAQDKIELDRVVEVVRTLPTQSKIVLFAIILLEKNGVHNINTGEVYNIYKRLCEEIDADVLTQRRVTDLISELDMLGIVNAVVVSKGRYGRTKEISLSVPVEETEAVLLSDSRLGNIEDARPFVQARFDN
- a CDS encoding S26 family signal peptidase → MSADDGPHPPDGHGSEGNDGEAPGVIRQVLTATDGPLLVVRETALSVSAVVVVGLLLFTLSGVWPPMVAVESGSMEPHMHKGDLVFITETGRFAPDAAHGDTGIVPRDVARETEYWKFGGHGSVIVYDDPTDAGPPVIHRAHLWVEEGENWYDRADPEYVSAGDCEEMRNCPAPHAGFVTKGDANGGYDQVNGISEPVKPGWIVGTARVRIPYLGWVRLGVSGVVLESTPGAVGGPAPTMAGAATPVASVGTAPATAGNTSAPELTTARAGSEGVVTPGLRPSARVATARVC
- a CDS encoding DNA-directed DNA polymerase II small subunit, yielding MPLETPARIVRELARRGYNADREAVTLLAGAADPAAALDAAVETAPDDALRLTADHVRTILDTNGDSPADESRSADSHASDAQSAPSDPDPDPDPTEHPSVSTPASPTRSGARTPGAPVETKGSEASDGAPSTPATGPTAGGSDASDSDAPDRTVDVDGDVTGRSTGTGEYGDFVSVFRDRYEKLSGQLRGRVNHRPASAIADMPGGSDAAMIGLVNDVRSSANGHWIVELEDTTGTFPCLITKDRDIAPLVDELLLDECVAVEGTLSDDAGIVFVDSLHFPDVPRTYRPSTADRHVQAALVSDVHVGSQEFMADAWGRFADWLHTDEADAIEYLLVAGDMVEGVGVYPDQDEELDIVDIYDQYDRFSEHLKEVPGDLEIVMIPGNHDAVRLAEPQPGFDETLRDIMSAHDPRIVGNPSTVTVEGVSILMYHGVSLDEVIAELPEEKASYDRPHRAMYHLLKKRHVAPKYGGHMRLAPEDRDYLVIEDVPDIFHTGHVHKLGYGKYHDVLAVNSGCWQAQTAFQKSVNIDPDAGFAPIVDLDTLDMTVRKFA
- the fdhF gene encoding formate dehydrogenase subunit alpha, with product MSEHTKTICPYCGVGCGIAVTEDRRFAPWGDAPVNEGRICIKGGAAMEVVEHEDRLTEPQIRGDDGDLHAATWDEAYGRVVSEMERIRAEHGPDAMGFFGCSKATNEENYLLQKLARRYGTNNVDNCTRMCHASTVYALRRSLGAGAMTNSMQDLMESADVLWIQGANPAEQHPIANSVYFRQAVLDGATVIQIDPHANKTTRSFDIEGTDRHLHLQSNPGSDIPLLNVVLKTVLENGWVDEEFVAERTEGVDHLVETLADFDTEEAARVCGVRLEDIERAAEVYATAENATIFTGMGMSQHTCGVDNVQNEINLALVTGNVGRPGTGVNPLRGQNNVQGTCDVGAMPNTLPGYQNVEDDDLRAAVEAVWGFEVPPKAGLTNVEISHEAGASIKGLYVMGENPVMSEPDANRVAERLADLEFLVVQDVFPTDTVGYADVVLPATSWAERGGTVVNTDRRVQRMRGIGRVYPGTNHDFDILQAVGTRLFGPDGGFDFDDPEAVFEELRQVCPIFGGITYDRLGEEGIHWPCLEPGDEGDPYLYEDAFTTPNGMGYIEGVRHQPPKEVPDDEYPLILTTARLIEHYNTGTMSRRSPTLNRQHPENFVDVHPADAERYGVADGDTVTLRSRRGEIEVRAQVTEDIKQGTVWTTPHFAASSANRLTNDALDERAKIPEYKAAAVAIEAGGGESGTAADD
- a CDS encoding aspartate kinase; the encoded protein is MRVVAKFGGTSLGSGSRIERAADTVAKAVEDGHEIAIVASAMGSTTDELLDEITFEAEDADRAEIVSMGERTSVRMLKAALRSRGVEATFLEPGSEAWPIITDEYGEVDAEETVRRAQALAAELDHVVPVITGFLAQTIDGKVTTLGRGGSDTTAVMLGKFMDADEVVIVTDVEGVMTGDPRVVEGARNVGHITVDELRNLSFRGAEVVAPSALSYKDEDLDVRVVHYQHGDLLTGGTKIEGQFQNLIDMQDDPLACITVAGRALRNRPGILADLAQALRSEDINIDAVASGMDSVTFYVNEDLAEDAEYILHEQVVDDETLSSVTVESNYAVIRVTGGELPNRPGIILDIVQPVSEAGINIHDLITSATSVAIFVGWDDREQTLEIVQEQTL